In Neodiprion pinetum isolate iyNeoPine1 chromosome 6, iyNeoPine1.2, whole genome shotgun sequence, one genomic interval encodes:
- the BHD gene encoding uncharacterized protein BHD, which produces MSCKNRGPIGITRSQRLWNDPKTAVDEYLLGFALTHPGTIVLEGHRAILRRDHAEMPGQVKLISGGGAGNEPTHAGFVGPGMLTGVVVGDIFSAPPSKSILKVIQQLGTNHSPGVLIIIQNYTGYRINFGLAKSRAQNEGIIVSMLTVGDDTCLKSFEKTAGRRGLAATLFIHKIAGAMAEEGRKLGEIWAVCNRIITSGELATIGICTRIPPSAGICACTGNSSTEQMEIGAFGFGIHGEPGATRVDFTTAKDIVCQLIDIMTDITAEASLKFAEPDDSKIAENKVAVIINNLGGSSQIELGIFTMEVIQQLTSRGLCVERIYVGTLMTSLDTSGFQLSVLKLSSDTRLIKYLDAPTAVPAWPKVLDWNGLSTNAEVMKLGRGSKISRLSVVSGGDIPEIEACGPVLDEHTAQVFLMILTFACEALTSCSKQLNIMDEDSGDGDCGTSVAQGTSAIKAAIKEKQISGSRPFVTLRQISYIIERVMGGIMGGLYSLFFDAGAKEFAKRSQREPVDACMWLNALAAGNKAVAEYGQATAGDRTMLDPLLAAQDNLVQALTLNLHPIRAFENAVKAAESKAIETIKMPAAVGRASLVKCKISCRRIAASDPFTERKMNAVIALCTFCEMHGPQVVFTTQTYRNCFDNESTEKLKFYGPKDVLKKADSLQGKAQSEGCEGCKSLGNIKYLSNEHETRTSFLSAQCPLTQEIGSLLKDACIRSLSCEVHSGKEGICYFGDDHRGHVLSQTFTLKDAQTRGFRRWYSFIVFMRDKQFLLNMWPFLVDNLREVIRELQDISEKKYNTEEAECPQRAARLKTASSGSEANSNKQPRSLGDITNEKHVFARIHMWLVWILSAGARHFVEILPMNLLDDELSYDLEHHIEVDEGFTLVNAKSPIIPKLTLEETKVAPEFLDVSYKSPITILKEIKCILGKEHFRQVLYASLTGIQVLVRGSKLEVLELLYGLSYLVPVACRRVVTQATEYMNPNACNFIGVDTSVAVPLLSSEICRLDIIPKEHKMANENSYLIRWAGTLPAKLPTLLVKIEKAFDNEKLGEPVLKAHFVALQEEWANIAKVVHAMRGRGHRGDLSGLMVSLGAGPRDQKLLDAWSMGLPSNPA; this is translated from the exons ATGTCGTGCAAGAATAGAGGTCCTATCGGTATAACGAGATCCCAGAGGCTTTGGAACGATCCCAAAACTGCTGTAGACGAATACTTGTTAGGTTTTGCCCTGACACATCCTGGGACTATAGTTCTTGAAGGTCACAGAGCAATTCTGCGAAGAGACCATGCTGAAATGCCTGGGCAG GTAAAATTAATATCTGGTGGAGGAGCGGGCAACGAGCCGACACATGCTGGGTTTGTTGGACCAGGAATGCTGACTGGCGTCGTTGTGGGCGATATCTTTTCAGCACCTCCCAGCAAATCGATTTTGAAAGTAATTCAACAATTAGGCACCAATCATTCACCAG gtGTACTGATCATCATTCAAAATTACACAGGCTACCGCATCAACTTTGGACTTGCTAAGTCAAGGGCCCAGAATGAAGGCATAATCGTTTCAATGCTCACTGTCGGTGATGACACCTGtttaaaatcatttgaaaaaacagCTGGGCGGCGAGGCTTAGCTGCTACTTTGTTCATTCACAAGATTGCAGGAGCCATGGCTGAAGAAGGCAGAAAGTTAGGAGAGATTTGGGCAGTGTGTAACAGAATCATAACTTCGGGTGAACTTGCTACCATTGGTATTTGCACTAGGATTCCACCATCAGCTGGTATTTGTGCATGCACTGGAAATTCAAGTACAGAACAGATGGAGATCGGTGCGTTTG GCTTTGGGATCCATGGCGAACCTGGAGCAACACGAGTTGACTTTACAACTGCTAAAGATATTGTTTGTCAGTTGATAGATATCATGACAGACATAACAGCTGAAGCAAGTTTGAAATTTGCTGAGCCTGATGATTCCAAAATAGCTGAAAATAAGGTTGCTGTAATTATTAACAATCTTGGAG GGTCAAGTCAAATAGAATTAGGCATATTTACAATGGAAGTCATACAACAGTTGACCTCTCGTGGTTTATGTGTTGAAAGAATTTACGTTGGAACCCTCATGACTTCTTTGGATACCAGTGGCTTCCAATTGTCAGTGCTGAAATTATCATCAGATACAAGACTGATTAAATATCTCGACGCTCCGACAGCTGTTCCAGCTTGGCCCAAAGTATTAGACTGG AATGGCTTGAGTACTAACGCGGAGGTAATGAAACTAGGACGAGGCTCTAAGATATCGAGACTTAGT GTTGTCAGTGGCGGTGATATACCGGAAATTGAAGCTTGTGGTCCTGTGCTCGATGAACATACAGCACAAGTCTTTCTTATGATACTAACGTTTGCATGCGAGGCGTTAACTAGCTGCTCTAAGCAGTTAAATATCATGGATGAAGATTCGGGAGATGGAGATTGTGGTACATCTGTTGCACAGGGCACTAGTGCCATAAAAGCCGCAATCAAA gaaaaacaaatttcggGTTCCAGACCATTTGTTACACTCAGGCAAATTAGTTATATCATCGAGCGAGTGATGGGTGGAATTATGGGTGGGCTTTATTCACTGTTTTTCGATGCAGGTGCTAAG GAGTTTGCAAAGAGGTCCCAAAGAGAGCCAGTTGATGCTTGTATGTGGCTCAATGCGCTTGCAGCAGGAAATAAAGCAGTAGCAGAATATGGTCAGGCAACTGCTGGAGACAGAACAATGCTTgatccgctgctcgcagcCCAAGATAATCTTGTGCAGGCATTAACGTTAAACTTACATCCTATCAGGGCTTTCGAAAATGCTGTGAAAGCAGCAGAATCTAAAGCTATTGAAACTATTAAAATGCCAGCAGCTGTGGGTAGAGCTAGTCTGGTGAAATGCAAG atctCGTGCCGAAGGATTGCTGCCTCTGATCCTTTTACCGAAAGGAAAATGAACGCAGTGATTGCGCTGTGTACATTCTGCGAAATGCACGGGCCTCAAGTAGTATTCACAACACAGACTTATCGCAACTGTTTCGACAACGAGAGTACAGAAAAGCTTAAATTTTATGGGCCTAAGGATGTTCTGAAGAAAGCTGACAGCCTCCAAGGAAAAGCTCAATCTGAAGGCTGTGAAGGCTGCAAAAGTTTgggaaatataaaatatttgagCAACGAACACGAAACAAGAACCTCCTTTTTGTCCGCTCAATGTCCGCTCACTCAGGAAATAGGAAGTCTATTGAAAGATGCATGTATTAG AAGTTTAAGCTGTGAGGTACACTCAGGAAAAGAAGGCATATGCTATTTCGGTGACGACCATAGGGGTCATGTTTTGAGTCAAACGTTCACGTTGAAAGATGCCCAG aCTCGAGGATTCAGAAGGTGGTACAGTTTCATAGTGTTTATGCGCGATAAACAATTTCTCTTGAATATGTGGCCCTTCTTAGTTGATAACTTGAGAGAAGTGATTAGAGAACTTCAAGATATTTCAGAGAAAAAGTACAACACAGAAGAAGCTGAATGCCCCCAAAGAGCTGCCAGATTAAAAACTGCTAGTAGCGGATCAGAAGCTAATTCCAATAAGCAGCCTAGATCACTTGGAGATATTACAAATGAAAAGCATGTCTTTGCGAG GATACACATGTGGTTAGTGTGGATACTTAGTGCAGGAGCTCGACATTTTGTCGAAATATTACCAATGAATTTGTTAGATGATGAATTGAGCTATGACTTGGAACATCACATAG AAGTGGACGAAGGCTTTACCCTGGTCAATGCAAAATCACCCATTATACCAAAACTTACACTCGAGGAGACAAAAGTGGCACCAGAGTTTTTAGACGTTTCTTATAAATCGCCAATTACCATTTTGAAGGAAATCAAATGTATTCTTGGAAAAGAGCATTTCCGACAAGTATTGTATGCAAGTTTGACAGGCATTCAAGTTTTAGTACGCGGTTCAAAACTAGAAGTTCTAGAGCTGTTATATGGACTGAGCTACTTGGTTCCAGTAGCATGTAGACGAGTTGTCACGCAAGCAACTGAATATATGAACCCAAATGCGTGCAATTTTATTG GCGTCGACACATCTGTGGCAGTCCCGTTGCTGAGTTCTGAAATATGTCGATTGGATATCATACCAAAAGAGCATAAAATGGCAAATGAAAACTCGTACCTCATCAGGTGGGCCGGTACTCTGCCTGCAAAGTTACCCACACTATTGGTTAAAATAGAAAAGGCGTTTGATAATGAGAAGCTTGGAGAACCTGTTTTGAAAGCACATTTTGTTGCTCTGCAAGAAGAATGGGCAAA CATAGCCAAAGTAGTGCATGCCATGAGAGGCCGAGGTCACAGAGGAGATTTGTCTGGACTAATGGTGAGTTTAGGAGCAGGTCCTCGTGACCAAAAATTATTGGATGCTTGGTCAATGGGTTTACCATCCAATCCTGCATAA
- the Vha36-1 gene encoding V-type proton ATPase subunit D, whose protein sequence is MSGKDRLPIFPSRGAQMLMKSRLAGAQKGHGLLKKKADALQMRFRMILGKIIETKTLMGEVMKEAAFSLAEAKFATGDFNQVVLQNVTKAQIKIRSKKDNVAGVNLPVFESYQDGTDTYELAGLARGGQQLAKLKKNYQRAVKLLVELASLQTSFVTLDEVIKITNRRVNAIEHVIIPRIERTLAYIISELDELEREEFYRLKKIQDKKKIAKAKTEAQRLANIEAGKHVDAANMLDEGDEDLLF, encoded by the exons ATGTCTGGAAAGGATAGGCTACCGATTTTCCCTTCTAGGGG TGCCCAGATGTTGATGAAGTCTCGTCTGGCAGGAGCACAGAAGGGACATGGATTACTCAAGAAGAAAGCTGATGCCTTGCAGATGAGATTCAGAATGATTTTGGGCAAAATCATTGAG ACAAAAACTCTGATGGGTGAAGTCATGAAAGAAGCGGCGTTTTCTTTAGCAGAGGCTAAATTTGCCACTGGTGATTTCAACCAAGTTGTACTTCAGAATGTGACTAAGGCACAGATTAAAATTCGCTCAAAGAAGGACAACGTAGCGGGCGTAAATCTTCCAGTTTTCGAATCCTATCAGGATGGTACAGATACATATGAGCTAGCTGGATTAGCTAGGGGAGGTCAACAATTGgccaaattgaaaaagaactATCAAAGGGCAGTGAAACTGCTTGTCGAACTCGCTTCATTGCAGACGAGTTTTGTCACTCTGGATGAAGTCATCAAAATCACAAATCGTCGTGTTAATGCGATCGAGCATGTCATTATCCCTAGAATTGAACGCACTCTGGCATACATTATTTCGGAATTAGATGAGCTTGAAAGAGAAGAGTTTTACAGGCTGAAGAAAATTCAGGACAAAAAGAAGATTGCCAAAGCTAAG ACCGAGGCCCAGCGATTAGCGAATATCGAAGCTGGAAAACACGTAGATGCAGCTAACATGCTGGATGAGGGTGACGAAGATTTACTTTTCTAA